From Hydra vulgaris chromosome 07, alternate assembly HydraT2T_AEP, a single genomic window includes:
- the LOC136082198 gene encoding piggyBac transposable element-derived protein 4-like, which yields MMDSDSDEGSLLGDTDSVHVSSSDDERSDSSDSEGFSDDDSEEDEPTLADVRAWQIEPQPTIPHPRFPFVFDNQNIPADGNALDFLNLYFDDELINIIVTETNRYALQKGDRDFPNTNAREIRVFLALVMLQGLVVKSSHWLYWSKKPLLDTPFFRECMPLKRFKALKKYLHFANSEDYNPETHPQPKLNKIYPIYQLLSNKFKTLYKLDRDVTIDESLMLYKGRLGWVQYIPLKRARFGIKFYMLCESSTGYVWSTIIYTGKGTQMDEKYKDLPAVYNGPATQQRSLFDN from the coding sequence ATGATGGATTCCGACAGTGACGAAGGAAGTTTATTGGGCGATACCGACTCAGTTCATGTTAGTTCGTCTGACGATGAGAGGAGTGATTCCAGTGACAGTGAAGGTTTCTCAGACGATGATTCTGAAGAAGATGAGCCTACGCTTGCAGACGTGCGTGCATGGCAAATTGAACCTCAACCAACGATACCTCATCCTAGGTTTCCATTTGTTTTCGACAACCAAAATATTCCTGCTGATGGAAATGCATTAgactttttgaatttatattttgacGATGAACTAATCAATATTATTGTCACTGAAACAAATCGGTATGCATTGCAGAAAGGCGATAGAGATTTTCCTAATACCAATGCAAGGGAGATTCGTGTATTTCTCGCACTCGTAATGTTGCAAGGCTTGGTAGTAAAGTCTAGTCATTGGCTTTACTGGTCAAAAAAACCTCTCTTAGACACTCCATTTTTTAGAGAGTGCATGCCTCTCAAAAGGTTCAAggcactaaaaaaatatttgcacttTGCAAATAGTGAAGACTACAATCCTGAAACTCACCCCCAACcaaaattgaacaaaatttaCCCTATTTACCAGCTTCTCAGcaataaattcaaaacattgTATAAGCTGGATCGTGACGTGACCATCGACGAAAGTCTAATGCTTTATAAAGGTAGACTCGGTTGGGTGCAATACATCCCTCTGAAACGTGCAAGATttggaattaaattttatatgttatgCGAGTCTTCAACTGGATACGTTTGGTCTACTATTATTTATACGGGCAAAGGAACACAAATGGATGAAAAGTATAAAGATCTTCCTGCAGTCTATAATGGACCCGCTACTCAACAAAGGTCTTTGTTTGACAACTGA